Proteins encoded within one genomic window of Paraglaciecola psychrophila 170:
- a CDS encoding OmpH family outer membrane protein, with product MKKFTKSLIAGALITTAMASSAVFAEQKIGAVNVQGIFQAMPQAASIQENIAAQFKDKTEEVSRLEKDIKYYLEKNQRDAATMSAKEKTELEGKIIALREEYTAKAQPLQQEIQARLKEEQNKLLGLIKQGIDAVAAKEKYDVILNANSVAFINPDNDISKSVLEQIAKIN from the coding sequence TTGAAAAAGTTTACTAAAAGTTTAATTGCTGGTGCATTGATAACCACAGCTATGGCGAGTTCAGCAGTATTTGCTGAACAAAAAATTGGTGCAGTAAATGTACAAGGTATTTTTCAGGCTATGCCTCAAGCTGCTAGTATTCAAGAAAATATTGCTGCACAGTTTAAAGACAAGACAGAAGAAGTCAGTCGTTTAGAAAAAGACATCAAATATTATCTTGAAAAAAATCAGCGTGATGCCGCTACTATGAGCGCAAAAGAAAAAACTGAACTTGAAGGCAAAATTATTGCTTTGCGCGAAGAGTACACGGCTAAGGCTCAGCCTTTACAGCAAGAAATTCAAGCTCGTTTAAAAGAAGAACAAAACAAGTTGTTAGGTTTGATTAAACAAGGTATCGATGCCGTCGCAGCAAAAGAAAAGTATGATGTTATCTTGAATGCTAATTCTGTTGCGTTTATTAACCCAGACAACGATATTTCTAAATCAGTTCTTGAGCAAATTGCTAAAATCAACTAA